A window of the Arenibacter algicola genome harbors these coding sequences:
- a CDS encoding Gfo/Idh/MocA family protein produces MSNKPKIKIALIGLGKIAQKAYLPILANHSKVDPILCTRNNYTLNKLSNEYRIHKTCSSLDELIRSKPDAAMVHSSTESHVLIIPKLLEAKIPVFVDKPLSYSLGESERILDIASKNKLPLYLGFNRRFAPLIKTLSEVPNPIQISWQKNRVDLAGDPRIFIFDDFIHVIDSLRFLGKGPIRNINVVSRVKDEKLENIQVQWQQGETLLLGGMNRISGITEEKIDFFSVGNKWVINNLNSGTHFTKEEENTLKFDDWESTLYKRGFVHMIEDWINVLEERNYNPESIEDIWETHHLCETILNKVLIS; encoded by the coding sequence ATGTCAAATAAGCCCAAAATTAAAATTGCATTAATTGGATTAGGGAAGATTGCTCAAAAGGCCTATTTACCAATTTTAGCAAATCATTCAAAAGTAGATCCAATTCTTTGTACAAGAAATAATTATACTTTAAACAAACTTTCCAATGAATATAGAATACATAAAACCTGCTCAAGTTTGGATGAACTAATACGCTCAAAACCAGATGCAGCAATGGTTCACAGTTCAACTGAAAGTCATGTACTTATTATACCAAAATTGTTGGAAGCTAAAATTCCAGTTTTTGTAGACAAGCCCTTGAGCTATTCACTGGGAGAATCCGAAAGGATATTGGATATAGCCTCTAAAAATAAATTACCCCTGTATCTAGGATTTAACAGAAGGTTTGCTCCTCTAATAAAAACATTATCAGAAGTACCGAACCCTATTCAAATATCGTGGCAAAAGAATAGGGTTGACCTAGCAGGCGATCCGCGAATTTTTATTTTTGATGATTTCATCCATGTAATTGATAGTCTTCGTTTTTTAGGTAAAGGGCCTATTCGGAATATAAATGTTGTTTCTAGAGTTAAAGACGAAAAGCTAGAAAATATTCAGGTCCAATGGCAACAAGGGGAAACGCTACTACTTGGAGGAATGAATAGAATTAGTGGTATTACTGAAGAAAAGATCGATTTTTTTTCAGTGGGGAATAAATGGGTAATCAATAATTTAAATTCTGGTACCCATTTTACAAAAGAAGAAGAAAATACGTTGAAGTTTGATGATTGGGAATCTACTCTATACAAACGAGGATTTGTACATATGATTGAAGATTGGATTAATGTTTTGGAAGAAAGAAACTATAATCCTGAATCAATAGAGGATATTTGGGAAACCCATCATTTATGCGAAACTATCTTGAACAAAGTATTAATTAGCTAA